ACATCCTCAGCGAAACCATCGCGGCCATCCGCACCGGCAGTCCGACCTCCGGCCTGTTCATCCGGCACGCCCCATGGGGCCGCAAGTATCCCGTGGTGCCCGGCGCGGGCTTTCACGTGGTGATGCAGGGGTCGTGCTGGGTGGTGCCGCCGAGCGGCGAGCCGATGGCGCTCGGGGTCGGGGACGTGCTGTTCATGCCGCGCGGCGCCGATCACGATCTGGTCGACAGCCTGGACAGTCCGGTCACCGAGACGGCGTTGCCCGGGGAGCCCAGGGAGATCGTGGGGCCTGGCGTGCGGACCGCGCTGCTGTGCGGTGCATACGAACTCGGCAGGCAGCGCAGCCATCCGATCCTCGACGATCTGCCCGAATTCATCCATCTCGCAGCGCGTCCCGGCCGTCACCCGGCGCTGCGCGGCGCAGTCGATCTGCTGGCCGCCGAGATCGCCGAGCCGAGGCCAGGCAGCGACGCCGCCGTACCCGCGCTGCTGGAAACGCTGCTGCTGTTCATCCTGCGCGCCTGGTTCGACGAGCAAGCTGACGCGCAAACTACCGGCTGGGCAGGCGCT
The DNA window shown above is from Nocardia sp. NBC_01730 and carries:
- a CDS encoding AraC family transcriptional regulator, giving the protein MDILSETIAAIRTGSPTSGLFIRHAPWGRKYPVVPGAGFHVVMQGSCWVVPPSGEPMALGVGDVLFMPRGADHDLVDSLDSPVTETALPGEPREIVGPGVRTALLCGAYELGRQRSHPILDDLPEFIHLAARPGRHPALRGAVDLLAAEIAEPRPGSDAAVPALLETLLLFILRAWFDEQADAQTTGWAGAFADPAVAAVLRAVHEKPAKAWTVPDLSDVAGVSRATLARRFTATVGEPPLAYVTRWRMLTAARLLRETDSGLGSVARQVGYTSEFAFAKAFKREYGLAPGRFRRAEDNPPLVAV